The window gtttcgaaatccgacaaaagttacaaaacccgaagcccattcactcacgagtctaaccataccaaatttatcaaaagaCGACATCAAATgttcattcaaatccccaaaattcaatttccaaatccctagcctcaaacccccaaatttcacctcaacacCACACAATTTTTGGGGGATCTAGGTGGGAAAACAATTGGGAAACAAGATTTATgataaaaaatgagtacaagaagcttacctcaataatcccctcgaaaatcctctccaaaatcgcctaagttcgagtccaaaatgttgaaGTTGTTTTTAAACACTCTGCCCAGGCTCTCCGCACTTGCGGCCATTTACCCGCATCTGCGGCTTCGCGGGTGAGAACAAGTcacccgcttctgcgaagaattccgCTCCTGCGGGCTCGCTCCTGCGAGGAagtatccgcttctgcgaagcccagCCCACAGTCCACTTTCACTTCTGCGATCCTACTACCACATATGTGGTCACAAAGGTGCGGGAAaagcatcgcacctgcgaccatctgCTGCCTTGCCTCAAGTTCCGCACTAGCGCTGCCCTTTCTGCCTatgtgagctcgcacctacggttccCACTCCCAGGTGCAATTACACAAGCAGGAACAACACTTCAACTATCATTCAACATCAtactttgatccgttaaccacccgaaatcaacccgaggccccagggacctcaaccaaacataccaacaagtcttataatcCAATACGAAtttagttgaatcctcaaatcacctcaaacaacctcCAAAATACGAATTACAtccgaattcaagcctaatgaacttcaaaattttcaaattctacaaacgacgccgaaacctatccaaTCATttcctattgacctcaaattttgcacacacgtcacaaatgaaaTCACGAACCTACTATAATCCccaaaaatccaatccgaccccgatatcaaaattttcactcttGATCAAATTTGCCAAAAAAtccaattttcgccatttcaagccaaattctactacggacctccaaatcagaATCCAGacgcgcttctaagtccaaaatcacctaacggagctaacgaaatcatcaaaattcaaatccaaggtcgtttgcacataagtcaacatccggtcaacttttccaacataagcttttaaataagagactaagtatctcaattcattctgaaatcacttcggacccgaaccaactaaccctataaatcataatacatctgtagaacacaaaagaagcagaaaataGGGAAAcgtggctacaactctcgaaacgaccgatcaggtcgttacatttatTTACCTCATATTCTTGTTCGAAATGAAATAAATGACACCCTAACACTATAATACCAGTTTTATAATGAGAGGTGTTTTACACACGAGCCACTACATTTCCACATCAGCGCCACATTATATTCGAACAGGGAGCCTtgacgtaactggtaaagttggtCACATGTTCGAGCCATGAAAACAGCTTCTTGCAGAAATATAAGTAAAATTGCGTACAATAGACTCTTTTTGTCTAATCCTTCCTCGGATCCCGCGTATAGCGGGAGTTTAGTGTACCAGACTGCCTTTTAATTTTGCACAATATTCCAACTCGGAGTCTtgacgtaactggtaaagttggtCACATGTTCGAGTCGTAAAAATAAtctcttgcagaaatacaggtaaaactgcatacaatagacccttCTGGTCAGATCTTTCCCCGAATCCCGCGTATAGCGTGAGCTTAATATACCTAACTGCCTTTTAGTTTTGCACAATATTCATACTTAAGAGGATGGAGGTGTGTCCATGTTTATTTTGTTTTGTACTGTATCCTTTTCCTGTTATTTGATTATATGAGATTTATATGCAAGTATAAAATATAAAgaaattctaatatttttttattttaattttattttataataattttgGATGAGATGAGCTTAAATGGAGTGACATGGTTTGCTAGCTTTTGATCATTTATTAAGTGCAAGTGTAATAGTTAAAGGTTGCAAAGCTTATAACAGACAAGGGAATTTCTTAGGTTGGTGGTAACTGGACTGTGAAGGAGAGAATCTTTTCTGGCCACAATAAATAATAAGTATAtcctttctctcttttcttatgtCATGGAATTGTTGTATACAGTAGGTGTACAGGTTGTTTTAAATAATTAAGTTAAGTCAATTACAATTTGCTTGTTTAGTTGTCAATGTTCCATAGTGCTCACTATTTGCAACTACTTCTAGACCTAGTTTTTTAGCCGGGAGTCTATCGAAACAGGCTCTTTGCCCTCCAGATAatgggtaaggtctgtgtacacactaccgtCCCCAGACTCCACTCGTGAAAACTCAATGAGTTTGTTGTTTTTTGTTTGGTTGGGGATTTGTGGGGAAGGGGGCAGGGTTTGTGTTGGTGTTTTGAATGTATCACTAATTGTTTGTGTTTTAATATTTTCAAATGATTGGTTAGCTTGTGGAAATCTTATTTAAGTAACAGAACTCATGTTCCAATTAACAGAAAGTTGCAAACTGTTAACTTAAACCGTGACGAATGTAGTTTCTGGTTTCTCTATACCTCATTTCATCATTAGATGATTAGTTACTGCCTCTGTTAACAGAAACTGATTAGAAGTTTTCAACAAATAGTTTTTATCTTGTGTAGCTGCCTATGTCCTTTCTTTCTTAACAGAGAGAACAATAAATCTTAGGTTCTGTCTTGAATGTTTAACCAAAATTATTACTACAAATCTGCTAATTGACAGATATCTAGATTAACAATGTATCAAGATATGCCCTTTGCACTTGGATTTTTTAGCTTAAATTAGTTTTTATTTCTGCCTTGTGAATGGTTGGTTCACTAGATTATTGTCTTGGTCAGTAGttgaaatttatattatttcaccCTTTTATATGGTATAGCATCCCACATTTTTAATCAACTTAAACAATTTCTTTCATAGATCTCTGTGTTTGAGCATCGGAACTTGTTGGAGTAGCAGCAGATGGCTGTTTTAGGCTGCCTAAGGGTCTGAAAATGGATATGTAAATGTATCTCTTATTTTCGATAAGTTGGAAGATGCATTTGAGGACAGACAGTTTTGGGCAAAAAGGGTTGATCCAGTTCTATGTTACCtgggaagaaagaagaaaaacgcATTTCGTCGGCTGGGCTTGGATCCATTACTTCCTTTATACAAGAGCTAGCTATAGCTAATGCAAGCTAGCTTCATTTCTTTGCTGTTTCCTTTTTTTTACACTAGTACTAGTACGTacgtattttctattttttttagtaTGTGcaaaattttctttttaatttatatgatttgatagtataaaataattttacttattaAAACATGAATCATATGCATTTTACTTATGGGGGCTGGTGTAAAATGACGAGCAGATGCCATTGTTTCATGTCTCTTTTTACTCCAAAAATCTtggcaaaaaatataaagaatccAAAATATTCAATCTAAAGAAACTTTGGACTGTAGTGTAAGTGGAGACCATCGACCATATATTAAAGTAGGTACTATGGGAGTATATGATTGTCTGTATAGATGTCTCCAACAACATGGACCGTAGTTATTTGTCATTTTAGTTATTTATTTATAGATTTAAGTTAAATAGACTaagaatattaaaataaaattgaGTATTAATGTTTTGTGTTTGgagctttatttattttataatagtataaatagatagagGGATAAATTAGTTATTAATGGGAGATTATTGTGAGTAAATTAATTAACATGAAAGGATATGATTAAAGAGATTAACAATTAAGGAGCACGCACTATAGAATCCACATATCTATTATACTTATTTAATTTGAGCAATTATTAATATATGAACATGAAAAGATAAAACTaaaaaacaaaaatggaaaaatcACCTTCACATGTTTGGAAGAATTGTATCATTGGTTTGACCTAAGAATCTACTCCATTTTAATGCTTTAAACTTGAAAAATTAAACCACCCATAAAAGTTTGTAAAAACCGTGTTGTCAGAGTAATTGTAGTAATAGTCTTTTTGGAGATTTGGGACCAGTGCTTTAGGACCTTCTTTCTCAATTAATTGCATAGATTATTTTCAAATATCTGTAGGACCATACGTATTCTACTAATTAAGTCTTTATCAAGTAATtccaacaattaaatcatatttaTAAAGTAATTTCAAGTAAATATTTGTGATAGGTATTGAATTGATTGTAACCTAATAAAATTATGAGTAAATTATTACAATAAATTAAATTACATTAATAGCGTAAATGAAAAACTTTTAGGTTTCTCCTTGCTACAACTGAACGAAGCTTTGCTTTGGCTTAGACCATCTCCAATCATGCGTCAATTTTTATGCCAAATGCTATTTCGGTGTAATATTTGATGTTTTGGTGCTCCAACCCAATACACCATTTTGGTATGGACTATATCAAGTATATGCGTGTAATCTTCTATTTAATTAAGATTATGTTACCTGTAGCTAATGAAAACGTCATTAGTCGTGGTGTAGGGGAAGGGGAGTACTTCACACTGTGTGGGTGGGGGAGAGAGATAAGGTAAGAGTTTTTTTAGGGGCAAAGATACAGTTAGCcctttcaaaaaaaataattcaaatacatatatatactGTTTTTGCAAATATATTGACGGCTAATCCTCACAGAGTAACAAAAGTTAAAGCAATTGCATTGATCAGATTTTTAAATCGTAAACTCTTAGAGTCAACACGTAATGGAAAAAACGAAAAAAGATTATGAATAGAttccttaattttttttaaaaagaaagaaaaatgttcCTTGTTTTCTGCAATGTTTATTGTCCCCGCaaacaaacaaaagaaaataGGGGGGGCACTGTATATGGTCCCGCGTCCTGTAACGCGCTTTTTTTCCTATATATATCATCAAATCAAGCGACTCTTCTTCACAATAATCTTCTTCTGTCTTCGTCTTCTTCTTTTTAATTATCCTCGTCGATCTAATTTCCTAAGTGctaaatatttttgttttgtacgTGCAGGTAAGTCAATTGAAAGCTCATCAGATCAATGGCGGATCCGCTGATCCTCACATTTTTTGCAGCGATAATAGCTCTCTTCGTTGCCTTGCTACATCTCAAATTTCAAGGTAGCCAACAAAATGTGTTTCAAAAGCATTACATCATCATCCGAATAGCTGTAGGTGCTTTGGTGCCTCTTTGGAATCAAAGTGAAATGTCTTGGGGTATATCAAGCATATGCGCGTAATCTTCCATTTGATCTAGAATTTTGCGCTTTCTTTCAATTGCAAGCACTGGCTCGCTGCTGTTGTCGGAGTCTCCTATGCCGCTTGTGTTTTTCCTCTACCCGATTCCTTATGTGAAGATCCTTTATTGGGTTTTCAACAAGTTGGAAGATGCATTTGAGGATAGGCCGGCGGTTTTGGGCAAAAAGGGTAGATCCAGTTCTGTGCTAGCTGGTAAGGAGGAAGAAAAATATATTTCGTCGACTAGGCTTGGATTCATTACTTTCTTTATACAAGAGCAAGCTAATTTAATTACcgtcctctttttttttttacactttttatttttttagatatATAGAAGAGATTGAGAGTAGAGGCACAGGCGCTAAGTGTTTTGTTCagctttgtatttaggcctaagGCCCGACTCtccttttttaaattttttgttgaTGTTATTATCtgatatatttataaaaaatctCCTTAGTAATAATCAGACCGAGTCTACATATCTATCTCTTAATGATAGCACCAGCTGAGAATTCCACCTTAGGCTTTACCTAGCATTACTTTGACATTACCGTGGATCAATTTTTGTGACACCTTGCTCGAGCTTCAACCTATTCCTAAGAGTATAATTGTTTGTTGGAACGTGCCGAAGTCAGTAATCAGGGGCGGTTCAACGATATTTATGGCCTAAAACCAAAGTTTATCGAGATATcttaattttttaatatatatataagtacCCTTAACTTTATAAGAACTCCATAGTGAGAGGGCCTTTTTGTCTTTTCTAAATTAAAATTAGAAAATCTGATATTTCTCTTCCCTCATCTCTCTAGCTCTCTTCCATCTCGTTTAGGCCTTCTTTTCTCTCTTCTCCTTgccttttttctttctcttggTAAGATTCAACCCACCAAATTAAAGGTCTCTTTCGTGTGGGTCATTTGCCAGAATAGTAGAAAAAATATTCAGTTTCATATGGCACAAATTCTCCAAAAAGTATTTTCTTCTACCAATAGGCTATTCTATTCCCTAAACACATATTTACTTTATGCTAGCTACTAACCCTCGTATGAAcaagctattcaaacaaatattcCAAGGTAATGTATCACAAGGCAGAGACAGATTTAGGATTTAAACTCTATGAGTTCAAGTTATAAGGTTTTTAGAATTGAACccgttatatttttaaagttattggttcatatctactattttgtatttttaatgaatttttgtatataaatttttactaaacgtaaaaaattatgggttcaattgaactctACACTACATCCGCCACCGCGACAAGGTGCCAACATGCTTAACTTGATCTCAATCCATTATTGAATTTTATTATTGAACGATAGTGGAGCAAAATTCTTGAGGCCTAAGTCTCCATATATAAGCTCGAGAATTCTTCTTTCTGTCTTCAAAAAAACACCCCCTTGCCTTCATTgtacctcctcctcctccttctccttcttGTTTCCTAGGTGCTAAATATTTTTGTGTCGTAGATGCAGGTAATTCAATTGAAAGCTCATCAATGGCGGAACCGGTGATCATCATATATTCTGCCGCGATAATAGCATTTTTCCTTGGCTGGCTACAACTCAAATTTCAAGACAGCCATCAGAATCTATTTCAAGAGCATTCCACCATCGTCTCAATAGCTGTAGGCTCTTTGGTGATGTTGTGGTGCATCTTTGTAATTTACGTGAAATGTGCTAGACTATGTCAAGTATATGCGCGTAATCTTCCATTTGAAGTGGATTTTTTCGCCTTTCTTTCAATTGCAAGCACTTGCTCGCTGTTGTTGCCGCACTCCCTTGTGTTTGTTCTCTACCTAAGTCCTTCTGTGAAGATCCTCTATTGGGTTTTCGACAAGTTGGAAGATGCATTTGAGGACAAGCAGTTTTGGGCAAAAAAGTTTGATCcagttctgtcacgacccaaaatcccactgcAAACGTCGCGAtgatacttagtctctaagactaagtaagccgattataattacaattcaagccaattttttttaaacatataattaaaTACTAATGTCAAAACAAAcatcggaaataattacaaacaacctcccgagactggtaatactgagccacgaactctaactgaatacatgaaatgatctcaaggatcaaatactcaatactgtttgattaataatttagtacaataaaaatggaaagactccaagggactgtgacgaccaagcagctctaccttaaatccttgcgatcacactctaactctgtccaaatccgatatcttcaatacctggctctgcacaaaaatgtgcagaagtgtagtatgagtacaccaaagtcggtacccagtaagtatcaagactaagctcagtagaatagtgacgaggtacagtcaagacactcactagtctaataacctgtacaatatagtatacaaaaataatccaaataaacaaataaaattaTTATCAAGGAAATGCAATAGAGACATTAATACGGTAGATACGAAATAGCAATAGTAAAATCATATCCAAATAGAAAGTATTATGACAATAATCATATGATATAATATCTAATGGGTAGAGAATTAAACTTATTACTATTGACATATGGATAATggactaaatataaagtataCAAATTTTGGATTTTCGGATATCCAAAATCCGAAGTACCAAAATCCAAtatccaaaaattttaaaaattaaatccaaaatccaatctgtaatccgaaaatccaaaccaaaaatccaaaatattaaaATTTCGATTTGGATTTCGGGTTTGCCCAAACTATGCCCGCAACCAAACCCCTCTCTTGAGTCTTTATATCCAACCACCACTCACATCTTATACAGCAAAAGTTCATATTGAAGACATATTATAATATAAGCCTTAATATTTGTAATAAGTTTCTTCAGcatttcaaatatatatatatatatatatatgcttgatCATTCTCTAACTGCTTTCTCCTGCATTGCATATGGATAGTCATATTTTATTTCCAGTTACGTTAATCAGCTAATTATTTGAATTGGTCAGGCCACCGCATAAATTGTTGGAATATTTTGATGATCGACATACAGGAAATAGCATGGTTGGatgggaaaaaaataattaaaatggtTTCACTTATAAACTGAGTTTACCGGGTGTAATTTCTACGGTACTAGAGAATTGGGAGTCATAAATTGCATTATGTAATTACGATTTATAGGACTCATTCGATAATAACGATTTGTAATTCGAATTTTGTGCTTTATAAAGTATTCTTCTATTACGATTTTTACTGGTAAGTGCGACTTAGAATGACAATTTGTGTTTCTAGTTGCGATTTATAAATCTCAATTGCTATTTGCGATTATAGATAGTATTTGCTATTTGCAATTTATAGAGCACATTTGGTAATGCAATTTATTGCTAATTGTGATTTATTAAGTTAACTACGATTTACGAATTGGATTTTCTAGCCTTTATTCGCGTTTGGAACTGACTACACTCTACTAATCATATACGAGAATTAATCTTAAAGTAGAGCTCCATTTTATAATTGTAAGATATTAATTGCCATACATGTGTTGCATTTGGTCATTGCGATTTGTAAATCACATTTTTgtaattgctatatataaatgcTCATTGCTAATTCCTATTTGCTATTTATAAATTGGATTTGGTAGAGTTTGGACTGACTACACTTTACTATTCATGCAATCTTGCACGTTGAAGAAGGAACAACAAAAGGCATTTTCTTATctaaaagaaatataactgtccCATTGGACCCATTCTAAGGACCCGTTTGTCCATAgagtttgaaaattttatttaaaattgaaattttacAAGTTTTTTGAGATTTTTGAAAATGAGATGTTCAAAAACCAAAAAGTTGTTTTGACcacttttttaaaattttcagaaaaacTTTTTTCTCATGTCCAAACGTAATTTCAAAAttcaaatactatttttcaacttaactccaaatGATGTTTTTTTCTATCAAgtacaatttttatgtccaaactcAACTCCAAATGATGTTTTTTTTCCCAACAAGTACAttttttatgtccaaatgccTACTATGTTTAAGAACTTTAAATATAGCACCATCATTGGAGTTTGTTTTAGTAGATGAAGTGCCACACTTGTATTGAAGCAAAAATCAGAGGCAGATTCAGGATTTAAATTCTATgagtttaatatttaagattCTTAGTATTGAACTCATTATAATTTTAAACGCGTTCGTATCTACTAGTATTTCTTATAATGTTAATGATTTTTTACACAATTTATGTCCCGcctcgaaagttatgggttcagttgaatcCGTAACTATAATGCTACATCCGCCCCCGACAAAAATGCACAACCAATGATACATATATTAATCATAATAAGGAAAAAAGTTGTAGGAATAGGTCTTATTATACATAAAGAAGTAAACAGGCCAAGAGAATTATTTATCTGGTCCTGAATATCACATCAGTACCTACACCAAATGCTGCAGAAGAACACATAAAAAGCAATAGAAGGAACAAACTAAACTAAGACCTCAAACCAGATGTAATGTCTTAGCTTCCAATAACTTACAACATACTATCTGTCCGAGCTGGCAGCCGGCGGAAGAAGTTGATTGGCACAGAAGGCAGCCTATGGCGAAATCTCGGATGTCTCATCATATAGATGCCTATAAGAGCTGCAATTACCTGGAATGGCGTTACGTACAAGACCAATGCAGCTATAAGGCAAAATGTGACAAATAAGGCTGTGGCACGTGGATCGCGCCAACTCAGCAGTGACTGGAATCGCTCGCCTTGTGTTGCAACGTCACCAACGACTGTTTGAATTCGTCCAGCTACACTCCTTAGTCGATCATATCTCATTCGTACCAGTTCAGGGCCACGGCTAGTTGGGAATGTGTCAAACTCTTCATCAAGCTCGTCCGGGTGCACTGATTCGGCTTGTGATAACTTTGTGTTCATGTGAGGAGGATACCTAGGCCGGTAACGGTAATTCCACACTCCTATTAGAAACATGTAAAGGAAAACAGTTGGTAAAATAAGCTCTGGAAATGACACTAGCATAAGAAAGAGGACGTGCACGAGGACTGTTGTGATCGGGTTCTTCCACAAGCAGATGTCTCCGAACCATTTGCCAACAGCAAATAATCCTGTGAAAATTGACATCAGACGGAAAAAGTTCGCTTTGCTACGCCTCATGCTCCAAAGGTGTGAGTCTACATCAGACATGTATTCCACCACTTCCTTTCTCAGCGGGGGTTCTGCTCGTCCCAACCGCATGGCTACTATGTTGACTGCCTGGTGTCGTAGCATGTCAAGTTGCATGACAGTGAAAGGCCTTACATAATGCATTTTCGGCAAAAGAGGACATGAGTATTTGTAAAGCATGTTCGCAAATGATGTGCATGTAAAACGGATTGCCAGGTGCAATTCTCCCATCTTCTTAACACCAGTAGGGTGAAGAACCAGCAATGGATATGAATGTGTGTAAACTCTGCCTGTTTCAAGTGTCGAGATACGAATTCTAACCTTCCCAACTTTTAGATCTTTGGTACCATTTGAACCTTTGTCTCCCAGATGGCTGTTATCAAACACGCCAACGGTGAGAACTGTAGCTGGATCGAATACCTCCCAAGTGTATTGCTCATTGTACTTGGGACAGAGGTTATCAACAATTGTTCGAGTTCGAACCCATTTGTGACCATATTTTGCAACACAATATGTATCCGATGTGCCTTTGCCATCTCGTGTTTTCATAGGATGAAGTCCCACAGCATTTAAGACTCCAAGTTCCAGAACACCAATTGGTGGCCTCCACAGCTGTTTTGCTGTCGGGCGAAGATCACTACTATAATGAGTGGATTCGTCAAGGACATGATAGCCTCCATCGAGACAGACTCGGAGATGAAGTCTGCTTGAGAATTTCTCCTTCTTAAGCTGATCAATATCAATGGCCACCGGCTTTTCCAGGTTAAACCAACGAGAATGAATCATTTTATCATCAGCACGCTTCTCTACCATGCTTAAAGGGATTATGACTCTCCCAATGATCTCATCTTTTCCTGGAGCCACACGATCCTCGACTGTGAGGACGAGGTTGTCTTCAAATGGTTCAGCAGCAACAAACAGGAGATCTTCATTCCAAAGAGGATTGAATGTTCGAGCCTGAACTGGCTTAGTTTTCAAAACTTGGTTTCCTATTTGTACCTTCACATAAGCGTCTGGGAAACGAGTTTTCTCTGTCGGAAGCAAGTCTTGTGCCTCAACAACATTAACACGGACATACCATAACCGGGGTGCATGATACACTTTTGAACGTATAAGAGTGGATGCAGCTGTGTCAACAGATAGAGCTGCATCAGAATGCCACGCATCAGGAAACGCTTCATCCGCTTGAGTACCGATCCAGACAGCAAGCATGAGCTCCCCCTTTATCTTCTCTCCTTTCTTATCTGCGAGCCGATACCACTCTGGAGCTAGTGGACTATCTGGCGGCACACGCATTGGGACTTCATTGAGGTCAAATCTGCAAAGGCCTACAAAATCATCTTTGAGAAGATCCTTGTCCTTGACTACGACTTCAAGCACAGACGCCTGCATCCTCTCCCTAGTAAAGGCAAATACTACATTCCACAAAGGATTTTGACTTTTTTCAATGTGCTTCGTAATTCCTTTGTAATTCCCAATCCTAACCTCAACATATGGATCCACACTCCCCGTAACATCCATTGCAGGAAGCTCACGAGCCTTAACAACTCTAACAAAAAGGAAGTGCATCTTCTCAACAAGATCATACGTACAACCAGACATCCTGTCTGTACGAATAACACGACCACCCACAACTCGGCCCCCTCCAAGGAATGGGCTTGTTTCCTTAAGTGCATAGTCAACGGGCTGTGCCATTGTCGCAGAATGCATCCGGACGAGCTGGGGTGGAGGCTGTGGTTCCGGAACCTTCATATCCTCAGTCATATATCTTGTTCCTTGAGGATACACAGCAACAGGAGGAGGAGCTTGTTGTTGCTGCGGTGGGTGATTTGGATTGGGAAGATGATGGAACGTGTGTCT is drawn from Nicotiana tomentosiformis chromosome 12, ASM39032v3, whole genome shotgun sequence and contains these coding sequences:
- the LOC104117351 gene encoding multiple C2 domain and transmembrane region protein 7 — its product is MILSNLKLGVEVVGAHNLLPKDGQGSSSSFVELYFDGQRFRTTIKEKDLSPVWNETFYFNISDPSNLHMLVLDAYVYNNIRATQSRSFLGKITINGTSFVPYSDSVVLHYPLEKRSIFSRVRGELGLKVYIIDDPSIKSSTPISAANDTQVHSHSAQTPAPKIPRSEVRHTFHHLPNPNHPPQQQQAPPPVAVYPQGTRYMTEDMKVPEPQPPPQLVRMHSATMAQPVDYALKETSPFLGGGRVVGGRVIRTDRMSGCTYDLVEKMHFLFVRVVKARELPAMDVTGSVDPYVEVRIGNYKGITKHIEKSQNPLWNVVFAFTRERMQASVLEVVVKDKDLLKDDFVGLCRFDLNEVPMRVPPDSPLAPEWYRLADKKGEKIKGELMLAVWIGTQADEAFPDAWHSDAALSVDTAASTLIRSKVYHAPRLWYVRVNVVEAQDLLPTEKTRFPDAYVKVQIGNQVLKTKPVQARTFNPLWNEDLLFVAAEPFEDNLVLTVEDRVAPGKDEIIGRVIIPLSMVEKRADDKMIHSRWFNLEKPVAIDIDQLKKEKFSSRLHLRVCLDGGYHVLDESTHYSSDLRPTAKQLWRPPIGVLELGVLNAVGLHPMKTRDGKGTSDTYCVAKYGHKWVRTRTIVDNLCPKYNEQYTWEVFDPATVLTVGVFDNSHLGDKGSNGTKDLKVGKVRIRISTLETGRVYTHSYPLLVLHPTGVKKMGELHLAIRFTCTSFANMLYKYSCPLLPKMHYVRPFTVMQLDMLRHQAVNIVAMRLGRAEPPLRKEVVEYMSDVDSHLWSMRRSKANFFRLMSIFTGLFAVGKWFGDICLWKNPITTVLVHVLFLMLVSFPELILPTVFLYMFLIGVWNYRYRPRYPPHMNTKLSQAESVHPDELDEEFDTFPTSRGPELVRMRYDRLRSVAGRIQTVVGDVATQGERFQSLLSWRDPRATALFVTFCLIAALVLYVTPFQVIAALIGIYMMRHPRFRHRLPSVPINFFRRLPARTDSML